The following coding sequences are from one Musa acuminata AAA Group cultivar baxijiao chromosome BXJ2-4, Cavendish_Baxijiao_AAA, whole genome shotgun sequence window:
- the LOC135610899 gene encoding uncharacterized protein LOC135610899 encodes MVFLQRTAPNPRKRPVPLSDSQPRSAPAAAATGTEDHAEASGGRGREDDGDGDGGGGSDEVHVATMVALLADAGCTLSVLHGGPPSLPADPHRFRRRLEGRLSADPSLRSRFLAGFSAYIQTTENLKRVLIPASHDGVAEKGESLARILLLVAPIQPRIQQLLLEKLPEYFHGFGNGGLPLKDDVARLIVNQFRWLDFLVDAEGFIEKLMEVLSISPPQLKKEIVGSLPEMIGDQSNDTVVACLDRLLQEDSDVIVPVLDSFSNLNLDEHLQEQAVNTALSCIRTVEAEHVPHLLRFLLLSATPANVRRIISQIRKQLKFVGAINSHAARNKKLKGKSPIDSTEASILDALRLSLLFKNILSEAVLNELKSIDKPCEHKVIDVWFLMLIHKNGGFLQKSVERILKKKILEGCFREVLFDQCIQGHRELVKDYFPSFLSVGAYLLSCKDQRANMFGIHLYASLFEEFNDTYSRQEVLGALVTHIGSGVGHEVSSALETMMLFTSKYPQELIPISSHIIGILDYLDGFHEHNLHKVYEVFCQLALSACSSANSAGSSITNELLIIVRKQVSNPDMRYRKMGIIGTLKIVSTLGGANATTTFTSKQKSNVEEALELLKMSIDSCKLVTLPLILLYDELAILLERNTLQPAITEWICRHVGEFELLFLSDLEGGQFPVKYMSNGIEGELWMNLDGDVSPVCLNILPLVSSSLEQFEQCSSSLQFLPSQFSLLSAIERATNQGSLGGIDALLGCPLHLPSSKYLVGAYGRKLTEKQKRILCSSIYYAINWIRELLNAFSTQIIGRFDSITQATRQGAVAKIMKRLRNLVLLEGLLNSYLKFYPLFLPELHYAAGHSGSSLNKYDNSILRGKCGASSTSHNKKHKQKKDSMVTEKADANGKLRQPTIMDVLKRAGAVVSQGVSIGSSSDSTSCEHEAVGSNELGLVDISEKPILLESQRCKFRPLLVDCLFILSFSESRDSCCSDPSAELPLHLYLLRDFHNKLDYLNPPSNHIISHSSVNALAGYCRMTASELLNRVRQLFTSLKKHLDSAISFIKDGTESCQDHWQSCSSSAGNPDIPYVVVLKSSVASSVFGEVLSCYNKLLRLPDLFLDSNMPILRDLLAAFQPIEKFDEFFSGVQPLPTPGSISYLYSGAYLYFEGIIDVACSFSFTLASEVLATLESVVSSIAVVIDKSLEGNGKTTDVGCCQGILTVLSRRLALSAQKLLVHDPGREDTEKGQKNKGDMIQKILQIYLKYSESTSDLLDELACTVLPQVPSCRSMNTQETIHGFPTLSPTMFLTWYRVLHEENLVILNKTVKDVMGKSRKDMQGEAAEKVLIRLRQTVNVVVSLVNLCKVHDKVAVHAMAVKYGGKYVDRFLKVFDFLEDQFQVHNDIIIQTVKELQKATRTIQTLCSEAKGLKRTMVTSKVPATKRSMERFLFHVKALLHSTPSDCTFWMGNLKHKDLYGQVVSSQVYHSGEDEMGQRGQNQMEDEDEENNVNGTEGPREVEHVDRQGDSEN; translated from the exons ATGGTCTTCCTGCAGCGCACCGCTCCCAACCCTCGCAAGCGCCCCGTTCCCCTCTCTGATTCCCAGCCCCGATCTGCTcccgccgccgctgccactgGAACTGAAGATCACGCTGAAGCTAGCGGAGGGCGTGGGCGAGAggacgacggcgacggcgacggcggcggcggcagcgatgAAGTGCACGTCGCTACCATGGTCGCTCTGCTCGCCGACGCCGGATGCACCCTCAGCGTCCTACACGGTGGCCCCCCATCCCTCCCTGCCGACCCCCACAGGTTCCGCCGCCGCCTCGAGGGCCGCCTCTCCGCCGACCCCTCCCTCCGCTCCCGTTTCCTTGCGGGATTCTCTGCGTACATCCAAACCACCGAAAACTTGAAGAG GGTTTTGATTCCGGCATCACATGATGGCGTTGCCGAGAAAGGGGAGAGCTTGGCTCGGATTCTCCTTTTGGTCGCCCCGATCCAGCCTCGGATTCAGCAACTGCTTCTTGAGAAGCTTCCTGAGTACTTCCATGGCTTCGGCAATGGCGGTTTGCCGCTCAAGGACGATGTCGCGAGGCTTATTGTCAACCAGTTTAGGTGGTTGGATTTCCTCGTCGATGCTGAGGGGTTTATTGAGAAGCTGATGGAGGTCCTCTCCATATCGCCTCCCCAGCTGAAGAAGGAGATTGTTGGCTCTCTACCCGAGATGATCGGCGACCAGAGCAATGACACAGTGGTCGCTTGTCTAGACCGATTGCTGCAGGAGGATTCTGATGTCATTGTGCCCGTGCTTGATTCCTTCTCGAACTTGAACTTAGATGAGCATTTGCAAGAGCAG GCGGTCAATACGGCCTTATCTTGCATTAGGACAGTTGAAGCAGAACATGTGCCACATTTGCTTAGATTTCTGCTGCTTTCTGCTACACCAGCAAATGTTAGGAGGATTATATCCCAAATCCGTAAGCAGTTAAAGTTTGTTGGGGCTATCAACTCTCATGCAGCCAGAAACAAGAAGCTTAAAGGCAAATCACCCATTGATAGCACTGAGGCATCAATCCTTGATGCTTTAAGATTGAGTCTCCTCTTCAAGAAT ATACTCTCAGAGGCTGTTTTAAACGAGTTAAAATCTATAGACAAGCCTTGTGAACATAAGGTCATTGATGTTTGGTTCCTCATGCTTATTCACAAAAATGGAGGTTTCTTGCAAAAGAGTGTAGAGAGAATTCTGAAAAAGAAGATCTTGGAAGGTTGCTTTCGTGAAGTTCTTTTTGACCAGTGTATTCAGGGGCACCGGGAACTTGTTAAG GATTATTTCCCTTCATTTCTTTCTGTCGGTGCATACTTACTGTCATGCAAAGACCAACGAGCTAACATGTTCGGCATCCACTTGTATGCATCATTGTTTGAAGAGTTCAATGATACCTATTCAAGGCAAGAA GTTCTTGGTGCATTAGTCACACACATAGGTTCTGGTGTTGGTCATGAAGTAAGTTCTGCCTTGGAGACCATGATGTTGTTCACATCAAAGTACCCTCAGGAGCTGATCCCAATTTCTTCACATATAATTG GTATATTGGACTATCTAGATGGGTTTCatgaacataatctccacaag GTATATGAAGTTTTCTGTCAGTTGGCATTATCTGCTTGCTCAAGTGCCAATTCAGCTGGTTCTTCCATTACAAATGAACTTTTAATTATTGTTAGAAAGCAG GTCAGCAATCCAGATATGAGGTACAGGAAAATGGGAATCATTGGAACATTAAAGATAGTTTCCACACTTGGTGGTGCCAATGCTACTACAACTTTCACATCTAAACAG AAATCAAATGTCGAAGAGGCTTTGGAACTTCTCAAAATGTCTATCGATTCGTGCAAATTGGTGACTTTGCCTTTGATCCTTCTATATGATGAACTGGCAATTCTATTGGAGCGCAATACCTTGCAGCCAGCAATAACTGAGTG gaTCTGCAGGCATGTTGGAGAGTTTGAATTGCTTTTTCTCTCTGATCTTGAGGGTGGGCAGTTCCCAGTTAAATACATGTCTAATGGCATAGAAG GAGAATTGTGGATGAATCTAGATGGTGATGTATCTCCTGTATGCCTTAATATTTTGCCACTAGTTTCCTCCTCCTTGGAACAGTTTGAACA GTGTTCTTCCTCTTTACAATTTCTTCCTTCTCAATTTTCGTTACTATCTGCT ATTGAGAGGGCGACAAATCAGGGATCTCTTGGTGGAATTGATGCACTTCTTGGTTGTCCTTTGCATCTTCCTTCTTCTAAG TACTTGGTTGGAGCTTATGGGCGGAAACTCACAGAGAAGCAGAAAAGGATATTATGTTCCTCAATCTACTATGCCATCAATTGGATACGAGAGTTG CTTAATGCCTTTAGCACACAAATCATTGGCAGATTTGATTCAATTACTCAGGCCACAAGGCAAGGTGCAGTGGCAAAAATCATGAAGCGCTTGAGAAACTTGGT TTTATTGGAGGGATTACTGAATTCTTACCTCAAGTTTTATCCTTTATTTCTCCCTGAGCTCCATTATGCTGCGGGACATTCTGGATCCTCTCTTAACAAGTATGATAATTCAATTTTAAGGGGAAAATGCGGTGCTTCAAGTACTTCACATAACAAGAAGCATAAACAGAAAAAAGACTCAATGGTTACAGAAAAAGCTGATGCTAATGGGAAACTCAGGCAGCCTACTATCATGGATGTATTAAAAAGAGCAGGCGCAGTTGTAAGTCAGGGAGTTTCAATAGGAAGTTCTTCAGATTCAACATCTTGTGAACATGAAGCTGTGGGCTCTAATGAACTTGGGCTTGTTGATATATCCGAAAAGCCCATACTCTTGGAATCACAAAGATGCAAATTCAGACCTCTTCTTGTGGACTGCCTATTTATTTTAAGCTTTTCTGAG AGTCGAGATTCCTGCTGTTCAGATCCTTCAGCCGAG CTGCCACTGCATCTCTACCTTCTCAGGGATTTTCACAACAAACTGGATTACCTGAAtcctccaagcaatcatattataAGTCATAGCTCGGTGAATGCACTTGCTGGTTACTGCAGAATGACAGCAAGTGAGCTTTTGAACAGGGTTAGACAATTGTTTACCAGCCTAAAGAAACATCTAGATTCTGCAATTTCCTTTATTAAAGATG GAACGGAATCTTGCCAAGATCACTGGCAATCTTGTTCTTCTTCTGCTGGAAATCCAGATATACCATATGTAGTAGTTTTAAAATCTTCAGTTGCTAGTTCTGTGTTTGGAGAAGTCCTTTCCTGCTATAACAAG TTGCTTAGACTTCCAGACTTGTTCCTTGACTCAAACATGCCAATCTTGAGGGACTTGCTAGCAGCATTTCAGCCAATTGAGAAATTTGATGAATTCTTTTCAGGAGTCCAGCCATTGCCAACCCCTGGGAGCATAAGTTACTTGTACAGTGGTGCATACTTATATTTCGAGGGCATCATTGATGTTG CATGCTCATTCTCCTTCACTCTAGCATCAGAAGTACTAGCTACCCTCGAGTCAGTTGTGAGCTCAATTGCTGTTGTGATTGACAAGTCTCTGGAAGGAAATGGGAAGACAACAGATGTGGGATGTTGTCAGGGAATCCTTACTGTTCTAAGCAGGAGGCTTGCTTTGTCTGCACAGAAGCTTTTAGTGCATGATCCAGGAAGAGAGGACACTGAAAAAGGACAGAAGAATAAG GGTGACATGATACAGAAGATACTGCAAATATACCTCAAATATAGTGAATCCACTTCTGATCTGCTTGATGAGCTAGCTTGCACAGTGCTACCTCAG GTCCCTTCATGCAGAAGTATGAATACACAAGAGACTATTCATGGGTTTCCAACTTTATCTCCAACAATGTTCCTTACCTGGTACCGTGTACTG CACGAGGAGAATCTAGTTATTCTAAACAAGACG GTCAAAGATGTTATGGGTAAGTCCAGGAAAGATATGCAGGGAGAAGCTGCAGAAAAGGTCTTAATAAGGCTCCGCCAGACAGTGAATGTGGTGGTATCACTAGTTAATTTGTGCAAGGTTCATGATAAG GTAGCTGTCCATGCTATGGCTGTCAAGTACGGTGGCAAATATGTGGATCGCTTCCTCAAAG TTTTCGACTTCCTAGAGGACCAGTTCCAGGTGCACAATGACATTATAATCCAAACA GTCAAAGAGCTTCAGAAGGCAACAAGAACAATACAAACCCTCTGTTCAGAGGCAAAG GGTTTGAAAAGAACGATGGTCACAAGCAAGGTTCCTGCGACCAAGAGGTCCATGGAGCGCTTCTTGTTCCACGTCAAGGCTCTTCTCCACAGCACACCAAGTGACTGCACGTTCTGGATGG GAAATCTGAAACACAAGGATCTTTACGGTCAGGTAGTGAGTTCTCAAGTTTACCACAGTGGAGAAGATGAAATGGGCCAAAGAGGACAAAATCAAATGGAGGATGAAGATGAGGAGAACAACGTCAATGGAACAGAGGGTCCCAGGGAGGTTGAACATGTTGATAGGCAAGGAGACAGTGAGAACTGA
- the LOC103982953 gene encoding 9-cis-epoxycarotenoid dioxygenase, chloroplastic-like — MTTATSAMTSTVRSAANPVKLIRKHAAPATLRIRCSASNSLLNFTSDASPAYYLAPCHKEVAPTTVAMPASKPDQSTQSCGARPRWNLVQRMAAAALDTIEDAFVSNVLERPRPLPKTADPAVQIAGNFAPVDEQAPCHDLPVEGRIPSFISGVYVRNGANPLFEPVAGHHFFDGDGMVHAVHLRNGAATYACRYTVTERLRQERAIGKPVFPKAIGELHGHSGIARLLLFYARSLFGLVNGSRGMGVANAGLVYFNDRLLAMSEDDIPYHVRITPSGDLETVERYDFGGQLRSSMIAHPKLDPFSRELFALSYDVIQKPYLKYFYFSPDGKKSPDVEIPLEQPTMMHDFAITENYVVVPDQQVVFKLQEMIRGGSPVVYDQAKTARFGVLPKYAADASEMRWVDVPDCFCFHLWNAWEEPATGEVVVIGSCMTPPDSVFNECEERLNSVLSEIRLDLNTGKSTRRSILSPADQLNLEAGMVNRNMLGRKTRYAYLAIAEPWPKVSGFAKVDLFTGEISKFIFGDSRYGGEPYFLPRDSNSLREDDGYVLTFMHDENTSASELLIVNAVDMRLEASVKLPSRVPYGFHGTFVGSKDLESQA, encoded by the coding sequence ATGACTACTGCTACCAGTGCCATGACTTCTACTGTGCGATCAGCAGCCAATCCAGTGAAGCTGATACGCAAGCACGCCGCCCCTGCTACGCTAAGAATACGCTGCTCCGCCTCCAATTCGCTCCTTAACTTTACATCAGACGCTAGCCCCGCCTACTACCTGGCTCCTTGTCATAAGGAGGTGGCGCCAACTACCGTCGCGATGCCGGCGAGCAAGCCTGACCAGTCGACGCAAAGCTGCGGCGCGAGGCCGAGATGGAATTTGGTCCAGCGGATGGCCGCCGCGGCGCTAGACACGATCGAGGACGCGTTCGTGTCGAACGTGCTCGAGCGGCCGCGCCCTCTGCCGAAGACGGCGGACCCCGCCGTCCAGATCGCTGGAAATTTCGCCCCCGTCGACGAGCAGGCGCCGTGCCATGACCTCCCTGTTGAAGGCCGCATCCCGTCGTTCATCAGCGGGGTGTACGTCCGCAACGGCGCCAATCCCCTGTTTGAGCCTGTGGCGGGGCACCACTTCTTCGACGGCGACGGCATGGTGCACGCCGTCCACCTCCGCAACGGCGCCGCCACCTACGCCTGCCGCTATACCGTGACGGAGCGGCTCCGGCAGGAGCGCGCCATCGGGAAGCCGGTCTTCCCCAAGGCGATCGGCGAGCTCCATGGTCACTCGGGCATCGCGCGCCTGCTGCTCTTCTATGCCCGCAGCCTCTTCGGCCTCGTGAACGGCAGCCGCGGGATGGGCGTCGCCAACGCCGGCCTCGTGTACTTCAACGACCGCCTCCTCGCCATGTCCGAGGACGACATCCCCTACCACGTCCGCATCACTCCCTCCGGCGACCTCGAGACTGTCGAACGGTACGACTTCGGCGGACAGCTCCGCTCCTCCATGATCGCGCACCCGAAGCTGGACCCGTTTTCGCGCGAGCTCTTCGCGCTCAGCTACGACGTCATCCAGAAGCCTTACCTCAAGTATTTCTACTTCTCCCCTGACGGCAAGAAGTCCCCGGACGTGGAGATCCCCCTGGAGCAGCCCACCATGATGCACGACTTCGCCATCACCGAGAACTACGTTGTGGTCCCGGACCAGCAGGTGGTGTTCAAGCTGCAGGAGATGATCCGCGGCGGCTCCCCGGTCGTCTACGACCAGGCCAAGACCGCCCGCTTCGGCGTGCTGCCCAAGTACGCCGCCGACGCTTCGGAGATGCGGTGGGTCGACGTGCCCGACTGCTTCTGCTTCCACCTGTGGAACGCGTGGGAGGAGCCGGCGACCGGCGAGGTGGTGGTGATTGGATCCTGCATGACGCCGCCGGACTCCGTGTTCAACGAATGCGAGGAGCGCCTCAACAGCGTCCTCTCCGAGATCCGGCTCGACCTCAACACTGGCAAGTCCACGCGCCGCTCCATTCTGTCCCCTGCCGATCAACTCAACCTCGAAGCCGGAATGGTGAACCGGAACATGCTGGGGCGGAAGACCCGGTACGCCTACCTGGCCATCGCCGAGCCATGGCCCAAGGTCTCGGGGTTCGCCAAGGTCGACCTCTTCACCGGCGAGATCAGCAAGTTCATCTTCGGCGACAGCCGGTACGGCGGCGAGCCCTACTTCCTGCCGCGCGATTCCAACTCGTTGAGGGAGGACGACGGCTACGTGCTCACCTTCATGCACGACGAGAATACGTCCGCGTCGGAGCTACTGATCGTGAACGCCGTCGACATGCGACTCGAGGCCTCAGTCAAGCTGCCGTCGCGCGTTCCCTATGGCTTCCACGGGACCTTCGTCGGCTCAAAAGACTTGGAGTCACAGGCCTAG